The Raphanus sativus cultivar WK10039 unplaced genomic scaffold, ASM80110v3 Scaffold0331, whole genome shotgun sequence genome has a segment encoding these proteins:
- the LOC130501924 gene encoding probable alpha,alpha-trehalose-phosphate synthase [UDP-forming] 9, which produces MVSRSCANFLDLSSWDLLDFPQTQRPLPRVMTVPGIVSELEGDGGGGSSSDVNSSTGGSHERKIIVANMLPLQTKRDAETGQWCFTWDEDSLLIQLRDGFPPDTEFVYIGSLNADISPGEQEAVSQKLLSEFNCVPAFLPKDIQEKYYRGFCKHHLWPLFHYMLPMFPDHGDRFDRRLWQAYVSANKIFSDRVMEVINPEDDYVWIQDYHLMVLPTFLRKRFNRIKLGFFLHSPFPSSEIYRTLPVRDDLLRGLLNCDLIGFHTFDYARHFLSCCSRMLGLDYESKRGHIGLDYFGRTVFIKILPIGIHIGRLESVLNLPSTAAKMKEIQEQFKGKKLILGIDDMDIFKGISLKLIAMEHLFETYRHVRGKVVLIQIVNPARASGKDVEEAKKEIYVTSKRINERYGSPGYHPVILIDRLVPRYEKTAYYAMADCCLVNAVRDGMNLVPYKYIICRQGTPGLDKAMGVTSRDSPRTSMLVVSEFIGCSPSLSGAIRVNPWDVDAVAEAVNLALKMSEAEKRLRHEKHYHYVSTHDVGYWAKSFLQDLERASQDHYNKRCWGIGFGLSFRVLSLSPSFRKLSVDHIVSTYRRTERRAIFLDYDGTLVPESSLVKTPTAEVLSVLKSLCDDPKNTVFIVSGRGWESLGDWLSPCENLGIAAEHGYFIRWSSKKEWETCYSSAEAEWKTIVEPVMRSYMDATDGSTIEFKESALVWHHQDADPDFGSCQAKELLDHLESVLANEPVVVKRGQHIVEVKPQGVSKGLAVEKVIHRMVENGISPDMVMCIGDDRSDEDMFESILNTVTNPDLPMRPEIFACTVGRKPSKAKYFLDDVSDVLKLLEGLGAASSSSKPEYEQTSASSSSSHAHVAFESII; this is translated from the exons ATGGTGTCGAGATCTTGTGCAAACTTTCTCGACTTATCATCTTGGGACTTGTTAGACTTTCCTCAAACTCAGAGACCTCTTCCTCGCGTCATGACTGTTCCCGGCATCGTCTCCGAGCTCGAAGGAGACGGTGGAGGAGGATCATCCTCCGATGTTAACTCCTCCACCGGCGGCTCCCACGAGCGGAAGATCATCGTCGCTAACATGTTGCCTCTACAGACCAAGAGAGACGCAGAAACAGGACAGTGGTGCTTCACATGGGACGAAGACTCTCTCCTCATCCAGCTCAGAGACGGCTTCCCTCCCGATACGGAGTTCGTCTACATAGGTTCCCTCAACGCCGATATCTCCCCGGGAGAGCAAGAAGCTGTTTCCCAAAAGCTTCTGTCGGAATTCAACTGCGTCCCCGCTTTCTTACCGAAAGATATTCAAGAAAAGTACTACCGCGGCTTCTGCAAACACCACCTCTGGCCTCTCTTCCACTACATGCTCCCCATGTTCCCCGACCACGGAGACCGCTTCGACAGGCGTCTCTGGCAGGCCTACGTCTCCGCGAACAAGATATTCTCCGACCGTGTGATGGAAGTCATCAACCCGGAGGACGACTACGTCTGGATCCAAGACTACCATCTCATGGTTCTCCCCACTTTCTTGAGGAAACGGTTCAACAGGATCAAGCTCGGATTCTTCCTCCACAGCCCTTTCCCTTCCTCGGAGATCTACCGGACCTTACCCGTCCGGGACGATCTCCTGAGAGGGTTGCTGAACTGTGACCTCATCGGTTTCCACACGTTCGACTACGCACGACATTTTTTGTCGTGCTGCAGTCGAATGCTTGGACTCGATTACGAGTCCAAGCGTGGTCACATCGGGCTCGATTACTTCGGTCGGACCGTGTTCATCAAGATTCTCCCCATCGGGATCCATATAGGTAGGCTCGAGTCTGTTCTGAACCTCCCTTCGACCGCGGCGAAGATGAAAGAGATTCAAGAACAGTTCAAAGGTAAGAAGCTGATCCTCGGCATCGACGATATGGACATCTTCAAAGGCATTAGCCTCAAACTCATAGCCATGGAGCATCTCTTCGAGACGTATCGGCACGTGCGAGGAAAAGTCGTTTTGATTCAGATTGTGAACCCGGCGAGGGCCTCTGGTAAGGACGTGGAAGAGGCGAAGAAGGAGATATACGTGACTTCTAAAAGGATCAACGAGCGGTACGGTTCCCCTGGTTATCATCCGGTTATCTTGATCGACCGTCTCGTCCCGCGTTACGAGAAGACAGCTTATTACGCTATGGCGGACTGCTGTTTGGTGAACGCGGTGAGAGACGGCATGAACTTGGTTCCGTACAAGTATATCATCTGCAGGCAAGGGACTCCGGGGTTAGATAAAGCCATGGGGGTTACTAGCCGTGATTCTCCGCGGACGAGCATGCTTGTGGTTTCTGAGTTTATCGGGTGCTCGCCTTCTTTGAGTGGTGCCATCAGGGTGAACCCGTGGGATGTGGATGCTGTTGCGGAGGCGGTTAACTTGGCTCTCAAGATGAGTGAGGCTGAGAAGAGGTTGAGGCATGAGAAACACTATCACTACGTTAGCACTCACGACGTGGGTTACTGGGCGAAGAGCTTTTTGCAGGATCTAGAGAGGGCGAGCCAGGATCATTATAACAAACGTTGTTGGGGTATTGGCTTTGGTTTGAGTTTCAGAGTTTTGTCCTTGTCGCCGAGCTTTAGGAAGCTATCTGTCGACCACATTGTCTCCACGTACAGAAGAACGGAGAGGAGAGCGATATTCTTGGATTATGATGGCACTCTTGTTCCTGAGAGCTCGCTTGTTAAAACCCCTACTGCTGAAGTGCTTTCTGTTCTGAAATCTCTGTGTGATGATCCTAAAAACACTGTGTTTATCGTCAGTGGCAGAGGATGGGAGTCACTGGGCGATTGGTTATCTCCGTGTGAGAATCTTGGAATTGCAGCTGAACATGGATACTTCATAAG GTGGAGTAGCAAGAAGGAATGGGAGACTTGTTATTCGTCAGCTGAAGCGGAGTGGAAGACAATAGTAGAACCGGTTATGAGATCATACATGGACGCAACCGATGGTTCCACTATAGAGTTTAAAGAGAGTGCTTTGGTTTGGCATCATCAAGACGCGGATCCAGACTTTGGATCCTGCCAAGCGAAGGAGCTTCTTGATCATTTAGAGAGTGTGCTTGCAAACGAGCCTGTGGTCGTCAAGAGAGGCCAACACATCGTAGAGGTCAAACCACAg GGAGTAAGTAAAGGCTTGGCCGTGGAGAAAGTCATACACAGAATGGTGGAGAATGGGATCTCACCTGACATGGTGATGTGTATAGGAGATGACAGATCAGACGAGGACATGTTTGAGAGCATATTAAACACAGTGACAAACCCTGACCTCCCGATGAGACCAGAGATCTTTGCCTGCACGGTGGGGAGAAAACCAAGCAAAGCCAAGTACTTTTTGGACGATGTCTCTGACGTATTGAAGCTCCTAGAGGGACTGGGTGCTGCGTCGAGCAGCTCGAAGCCAGAGTATGAACAAACATCCgcatcatcctcatcctcaCATGCACATGTGGCGTTTGAGAGCATCATCTGA